One window of Sinorhizobium numidicum genomic DNA carries:
- a CDS encoding adenylate/guanylate cyclase domain-containing protein: MRWRFSTLEIILLLLIVAGSGVAYAWAVYGDGWLIGATYAVFICMPVLAFERHIIFRRLYRRIHGLSTPGFLFSSVVVYFAIENVGFAAAGLVLNLAGLLQQSWSDAMMPSLNVLLYALAISGPIIFVLRVRELLGRDVFLSLLTGRYRKPMQEERVFLFVDLAGSTSFAERFGDLRMQEYLSRLFATLADPVLRYGASIHDYVGDAAVITWRFDRAVADAACIRCVFDILDQIDENAHHWRKEYGEVPRLRAALHGGMIVAAEIGVDKHKITYFGDTVNTTARLEGFCRTLDRQVLISADLLRRMRLPAFVRSEDLGEHEVKGRGQRLGVHALARGLLRRDDKTEARISTVAV, translated from the coding sequence ATGCGCTGGAGATTTTCCACGCTCGAGATCATCCTGTTGCTGCTGATCGTCGCGGGCAGCGGCGTGGCCTATGCGTGGGCAGTCTATGGCGATGGGTGGCTGATTGGCGCAACCTATGCGGTGTTCATCTGCATGCCGGTTCTCGCGTTTGAACGGCACATCATTTTCCGACGTCTCTACAGAAGGATCCACGGCCTTTCGACACCGGGTTTTCTGTTCTCGTCGGTCGTGGTCTATTTTGCTATAGAGAACGTCGGCTTTGCCGCGGCGGGTCTGGTCCTAAACCTGGCGGGCCTTCTTCAGCAGAGCTGGAGCGATGCGATGATGCCGTCGCTCAATGTACTCCTCTACGCTCTTGCCATTTCCGGTCCCATCATCTTCGTTCTGCGGGTTCGCGAACTGCTCGGCCGCGATGTTTTCTTAAGTTTGCTGACCGGACGCTACCGCAAGCCGATGCAGGAAGAGCGCGTATTCCTGTTCGTCGATCTCGCGGGCTCGACATCGTTCGCCGAGCGCTTCGGTGATCTCAGGATGCAGGAATATCTCAGCAGGCTGTTTGCGACCCTGGCCGATCCGGTGCTGCGCTACGGCGCATCGATCCACGACTATGTCGGTGATGCGGCGGTGATCACTTGGCGCTTCGATCGTGCCGTCGCCGATGCCGCCTGCATTCGCTGCGTTTTCGATATCCTCGACCAGATCGATGAGAATGCGCATCACTGGCGCAAGGAGTACGGCGAAGTCCCGCGCCTGCGGGCGGCACTGCACGGCGGAATGATCGTTGCCGCCGAGATTGGCGTCGACAAGCACAAGATCACCTATTTCGGCGACACGGTAAACACGACGGCGCGACTTGAAGGTTTCTGCCGAACCCTCGATCGGCAGGTGCTGATTTCCGCCGACCTGCTCCGGCGCATGCGTCTGCCCGCTTTCGTCCGCAGCGAAGACCTCGGGGAACACGAGGTCAAGGGCCGCGGACAGAGGCTCGGCGTCCACGCGCTCGCCCGCGGCCTCCTGCGGCGGGACGACAAAACAGAAGCGCGGATTTCAACCGTCGCGGTCTAA